A genome region from Phocoena sinus isolate mPhoSin1 chromosome 16, mPhoSin1.pri, whole genome shotgun sequence includes the following:
- the HABP2 gene encoding hyaluronan-binding protein 2 isoform X2 has product MFARMSDLHVLLLMFLAGETAFGFSLLSLLTDPDPDWTLDHYEYSQEYYDQEGNASSALGHPENPDWYYAEDDPCLSNPCAHGGDCLISGATFTCSCPAPFSGNRCQNVQNKCKNNPCGRGDCLITQSSPYYRCACKHPYRGEDCSTAVPACRPNPCQNGGTCSRHRRRSKFTCTCPDQFKGKLCEIGSDDCYVGDGYSYRGKVSKTINQHSCLYWNSHLLLKENYNMFMEDAEAHGIGEHNFCRNPDEDQKPWCFFKVNNAKVKWEYCDVPACSALDVANSEPLTKLPEFDSCGRTETADRKVKRIYGGFKSTAGKHPWQASLQTSLRLTISMPQGHFCGGTLIHPCWVLTAAHCTDLKAKYLKVVLGDQDLTKTEFHEQSFGVEKIFKYSHYDERDDIPYNDIALLKLKPVDGHCALESKYVKTVCLPDGPFPPGTECHISGWGVTETDGSHQILDAKVKLISNTVCNSRRLYDHMIDDSMICAGNLQKPGQDSCQGDSGGPLTCEKDGTYYVYGIVSWGLECGKKPGVYTQVTKFLTWIKATMEREASF; this is encoded by the exons ATTGGACTCTCGACCACTATGAGTACAGCCAAGAGTATTACGACCAGGAAGGGAATGCCAGCAGCGCTCTAGGCCATCCCGAGAATCCTGACTGGTACTACGCGGAGGACG ATCCATGCCTGTCCAACCCCTGTGCACATGGTGGGGACTGTCTCATCAGCGGGGCCACATTCACCTGCAGCTGTCCAGCCCCCTTCTCTGGAAACAGGTGTCAGAATG TGCAAAACAAATGCAAGAACAACCCATGTGGCCGAGGAGACTGTCTCATTACTCAGAGTTCTCCTTACTACCGCTGTGCCTGTAAACACCCTTACAGGGGTGAAGACTGCTCCACAG CGGTTCCTGCATGCAGGCCAAATCCCTGCCAAAATGGCGGCACCTGCTCCCGGCATAGGCGGAGATCCAAGTTCACCTGCACCTGTCCTGACCAGTTCAAGGGGAAACTCTGTGAAATAG GTTCTGATGACTGCTATGTTGGTGATGGCTACTCTTACCGAGGGAAAGTGAGTAAGACAATCAACCAGCACTCGTGCCTTTACTGGAACTCCCACCTCCTCTTGAAGGAGAATTACAACATGTTTATGGAGGATGCTGAGGCCCATGGGATTGGGGAGCACAACTTCTGCAG aaacccAGATGAAGACCAAAAGCCCTGGTGTTTCTTTAAAGTAAACAATGCAAAGGTGAAATGGGAGTACTGTGATGTCCCCGCCTGCTCAGCCCTAG ATGTTGCCAACTCAGAGCCCCTGACCAAACTTCCCGAGTTTGACTCATGCGGGAGGACTGAGACAGCAGACAGGAAGGTCAAGAGGATCTACGGCGGCTTTAAGAGCACAGCGGGCAAGCACCCATGGCAGGCGTCCCTGCAGACCTCGTTGCGACTGACCATCTCCATGCCCCAGGGCCATTTCTGTGGGGGGACGTTGATCCACCCCTGCTGGGTGCTGACTGCCGCCCACTGCACCGA CTTAAAAGCCAAATATCTAAAAGTGGTGCTAGGGGACCAGGACCTGACGAAGACAGAATTCCACGAGCAGAGCTTTGGGGTGGAGAAGATATTCAAGTACAGCCACTATGACGAAAGAGACGACATTCCCTACAACGACATTG CTTTGCTCAAGCTAAAGCCAGTGGATGGTCACTGTGCTCTGGAATCCAAATATGTGAAAACTGTATGTTTGCCTGATGGTCCCTTTCCCCCTGGGACTGAGTGTCACATCTCCGGCTGGGGTGTTACAGAAACAG ACGGGTCCCACCAGATCCTGGACGCCAAAGTCAAGCTCATCAGCAACACTGTGTGCAACTCCCGCCGACTGTATGACCACATGATCGATGACAGTATGATTTGTGCAGGAAACCTCCAGAAGCCTGGGCAAGACTCCTGCCAG GGTGACTCTGGAGGCCCTCTGACCTGTGAGAAGGACGGTACCTACTACGTCTATGGGATTGTGAGCTGGGGCCTGGAGTGTGGGAAGAAGCCAGGAGTCTACACCCAAGTGACCAAATTCCTGACTTGGATCAAAGCCACCATGGAAAGGGAGGCTAGCTTTTGA
- the HABP2 gene encoding hyaluronan-binding protein 2 isoform X1: MFARMSDLHVLLLMFLAGETAFGFSLLSLLTDPDPDWTLDHYEYSQEYYDQEGNASSALGHPENPDWYYAEDDPCLSNPCAHGGDCLISGATFTCSCPAPFSGNRCQNVQNKCKNNPCGRGDCLITQSSPYYRCACKHPYRGEDCSTAVPACRPNPCQNGGTCSRHRRRSKFTCTCPDQFKGKLCEIGSDDCYVGDGYSYRGKVSKTINQHSCLYWNSHLLLKENYNMFMEDAEAHGIGEHNFCRNPDEDQKPWCFFKVNNAKVKWEYCDVPACSALDVANSEPLTKLPEFDSCGRTETADRKVKRIYGGFKSTAGKHPWQASLQTSLRLTISMPQGHFCGGTLIHPCWVLTAAHCTDLKAKYLKVVLGDQDLTKTEFHEQSFGVEKIFKYSHYDERDDIPYNDIALLKLKPVDGHCALESKYVKTVCLPDGPFPPGTECHISGWGVTETGDGSHQILDAKVKLISNTVCNSRRLYDHMIDDSMICAGNLQKPGQDSCQGDSGGPLTCEKDGTYYVYGIVSWGLECGKKPGVYTQVTKFLTWIKATMEREASF, translated from the exons ATTGGACTCTCGACCACTATGAGTACAGCCAAGAGTATTACGACCAGGAAGGGAATGCCAGCAGCGCTCTAGGCCATCCCGAGAATCCTGACTGGTACTACGCGGAGGACG ATCCATGCCTGTCCAACCCCTGTGCACATGGTGGGGACTGTCTCATCAGCGGGGCCACATTCACCTGCAGCTGTCCAGCCCCCTTCTCTGGAAACAGGTGTCAGAATG TGCAAAACAAATGCAAGAACAACCCATGTGGCCGAGGAGACTGTCTCATTACTCAGAGTTCTCCTTACTACCGCTGTGCCTGTAAACACCCTTACAGGGGTGAAGACTGCTCCACAG CGGTTCCTGCATGCAGGCCAAATCCCTGCCAAAATGGCGGCACCTGCTCCCGGCATAGGCGGAGATCCAAGTTCACCTGCACCTGTCCTGACCAGTTCAAGGGGAAACTCTGTGAAATAG GTTCTGATGACTGCTATGTTGGTGATGGCTACTCTTACCGAGGGAAAGTGAGTAAGACAATCAACCAGCACTCGTGCCTTTACTGGAACTCCCACCTCCTCTTGAAGGAGAATTACAACATGTTTATGGAGGATGCTGAGGCCCATGGGATTGGGGAGCACAACTTCTGCAG aaacccAGATGAAGACCAAAAGCCCTGGTGTTTCTTTAAAGTAAACAATGCAAAGGTGAAATGGGAGTACTGTGATGTCCCCGCCTGCTCAGCCCTAG ATGTTGCCAACTCAGAGCCCCTGACCAAACTTCCCGAGTTTGACTCATGCGGGAGGACTGAGACAGCAGACAGGAAGGTCAAGAGGATCTACGGCGGCTTTAAGAGCACAGCGGGCAAGCACCCATGGCAGGCGTCCCTGCAGACCTCGTTGCGACTGACCATCTCCATGCCCCAGGGCCATTTCTGTGGGGGGACGTTGATCCACCCCTGCTGGGTGCTGACTGCCGCCCACTGCACCGA CTTAAAAGCCAAATATCTAAAAGTGGTGCTAGGGGACCAGGACCTGACGAAGACAGAATTCCACGAGCAGAGCTTTGGGGTGGAGAAGATATTCAAGTACAGCCACTATGACGAAAGAGACGACATTCCCTACAACGACATTG CTTTGCTCAAGCTAAAGCCAGTGGATGGTCACTGTGCTCTGGAATCCAAATATGTGAAAACTGTATGTTTGCCTGATGGTCCCTTTCCCCCTGGGACTGAGTGTCACATCTCCGGCTGGGGTGTTACAGAAACAG GAGACGGGTCCCACCAGATCCTGGACGCCAAAGTCAAGCTCATCAGCAACACTGTGTGCAACTCCCGCCGACTGTATGACCACATGATCGATGACAGTATGATTTGTGCAGGAAACCTCCAGAAGCCTGGGCAAGACTCCTGCCAG GGTGACTCTGGAGGCCCTCTGACCTGTGAGAAGGACGGTACCTACTACGTCTATGGGATTGTGAGCTGGGGCCTGGAGTGTGGGAAGAAGCCAGGAGTCTACACCCAAGTGACCAAATTCCTGACTTGGATCAAAGCCACCATGGAAAGGGAGGCTAGCTTTTGA